The following are from one region of the Entelurus aequoreus isolate RoL-2023_Sb linkage group LG17, RoL_Eaeq_v1.1, whole genome shotgun sequence genome:
- the LOC133631802 gene encoding craniofacial development protein 2-like, with product MTGPGEIQQEARPLTTPIFETKTNTRVGTWNVRTLFQGGRMDQVLKTMRDYRLDILGFSEMRMTGQGCLVIDGATVLFSGKQDHHTHGVGVILSNCEVQALVGWKPVNERIITARLYTRHAKVTIVQVYAPTEAPSEEDKDAFYSQHQAVLDEIPSYDIKMLIGDLNAKVDGDRRGLNATVGPHGSASSTNDNGERLLMLASTNGLSIGNTFFMHKQIHKMTWVSPGGGTRNELDNICINTRWRSSLLDVRAHRGADVGSDHFLVVGKIRLFRGLYVLLQRLKDEVDNILREEQAGFRKGRSCAEQIFTLRNIIEQCQELQTPLIINYIDFKKAFDSIHRESLWQILQLYGIPSKYVNIFRALYHNSTCRVKTTNRTTDDFDIVTGPQMKGSGSRWHIPPKIVDNNQAKILWDFQIQV from the exons ATGACGGGGCCGGGTGAAATCCAGCAGGAAGCCCGACCCCTGACGACCCCGATCTTCGAAACCAAAACCAACACCAGAGTAGGTACCTGGAACGTGCGCACACTGTTCCAGGGTGGGCGCATGGACCAGGTGCTGAAGACTATGAGGGACTATCGCCTGGACATCTTAGGCTTTAGTGAAATGAGGATGACTGGGCAGGGGTGCCTCGTGATTGATGGAGCAACTGTTCTTTTCTCTGGGAAGCAAGACCACCATACCCATGGAGTCGGGGTCATCCTTTCCAACTGTGAGGTGCAAGCGCTAGTGGGATGGAAACCGGTGAATGAGCGCATCATCACAGCAAGGCTCTATACTAGACATGCCAAAGTCACCATCGTGCAAGTCTATGCCCCAACCGAGGCTCCCTCAGAAGAGGACAAGGATGCCTTCTACAGCCAGCACCAAGCCGTGCTTGATGAGATTCCCAGCTACGACATCAAGATGCTGATTGGAGACCTAAATGCGAAAGTGGATGGCGACAGAAGGGGCCTTAATGCCACAGTGGGACCACACGGGTCTGCAAGCTCTACCAATGACAACGGGGAGAGACTGTTGATGCTAGCCAGCACAAACGGCCTCAGCATTGGCAACACATTTTTCATGCACAAACAGATCCATAAGATGACATGGGTTTCACCTGGAGGCGGAACCCGAAATGAGCTGGACAACATATGCATAAACACAAGATGGCGTTCGTCACTGCTAGACGTTCGTGCACACAGGGGTGCAGATGTAGGCTCAGATCACTTTCTTGTGGTGGGTAAAATCAGGCTGTTCAGGGGGTTATA TGTGCTGCTCCAACGCCTAAAAGACGAGGTAGATAACATCTTAAGGGAGGAGCAAGCCGGCTTCCGAAAGGGAAGGTCCTGCGCGGAACAGATCTTCACTCTTCGCAACATCATAGAACAGTGCCAAGAACTCCAGACACCCCTCATCATCAATTACATCGATTTCAAGAAAGCCTTCGACAGCATCCACCGGGAATCACTGTGGCAGATCCTCCAGCTATACGGTATACCCTCAAAGTACGTCAACATCTTCAGAGCCCTGTACCACAACTCCACCTGTCGAGTGAAAACCACCAACAGGACAACCGACGACTTTGACATTGTGACCGGG